A stretch of the Archangium violaceum genome encodes the following:
- a CDS encoding GNAT family N-acetyltransferase — translation MTAFSSLIRPFNVKPTLLPLSQGYRGACWAPPAALDAAHKQAIYGALREVSTLAFGADMAPYWRDRSLDGYLDKITRFYFIHNAEDRVVGWTGYHRLTLAGQTCLYLDSTGVLPELQNTGIMTGLFGQFLLTELLRAGTRSLYVSMRTENPVVYQSFYKVAGERNTFPSLSTPVPERVQEMGRQLAAWLKQSDKFDAPSLRVKGAYDNLDALYGELPTCNDDNINTYFRQHLRPVDAFLVLAKLSGPSTLLSLATKKLGKALRGNRARRPQAESRTA, via the coding sequence ATGACCGCCTTTTCCTCACTCATCCGTCCGTTCAACGTCAAACCCACCCTCCTCCCGCTCTCGCAGGGCTACCGCGGCGCGTGCTGGGCACCTCCCGCGGCGCTGGACGCCGCGCACAAACAGGCCATCTACGGCGCGCTCCGCGAGGTCTCCACGCTCGCCTTCGGCGCCGACATGGCGCCCTACTGGCGTGACCGCTCTCTCGACGGCTACCTGGACAAGATCACCCGCTTCTATTTCATCCACAACGCGGAGGACCGGGTCGTCGGCTGGACGGGCTACCACCGGCTGACATTGGCCGGGCAGACGTGCCTGTACCTGGACTCGACGGGGGTGCTCCCCGAGCTCCAGAACACCGGCATCATGACGGGGCTGTTCGGACAGTTCCTGCTGACGGAGTTGCTGCGCGCGGGCACGCGGAGCCTCTACGTCTCCATGCGCACGGAGAACCCCGTCGTCTACCAGTCCTTCTACAAGGTGGCTGGGGAGCGGAACACCTTCCCCAGCCTGTCCACGCCGGTGCCGGAGAGGGTCCAGGAGATGGGCCGCCAGCTCGCCGCCTGGCTCAAGCAGAGCGACAAGTTCGACGCGCCGTCGCTGCGGGTGAAGGGGGCGTACGACAACCTCGACGCGCTCTACGGCGAGCTGCCCACCTGCAACGACGACAACATCAACACCTACTTCCGTCAGCACCTGCGGCCCGTGGATGCCTTCCTCGTGCTGGCGAAGCTGTCCGGCCCCAGCACCCTGCTGTCCCTGGCCACCAAGAAGCTCGGCAAGGCGCTTCGTGGCAACCGCGCGCGCCGCCCACAGGCGGAGAGCAGGACCGCCTGA
- a CDS encoding SDR family NAD(P)-dependent oxidoreductase: MTGSDNLKGRRVVLTGGASGIGRVTAEAFLRAGSRLAIIDRDEAALRQVVKELGHDVSGFAADVSDPASLRDAFTNVDRVMGGVDVLIANAGISVRRPFLEISPEEWRRVVTTNLDGVFFCAREAATRMMAGQGGVLLLMGSTNGLVGYPYYASYNASKAGVIELARSLAIELAPKVRVNAICPGYVMTPMQEREYTPAMLEKVNEKIPLRRHARPEEIADLFLFLASDRARYIHGQALVIDGGELAGGLASAGVSSEGQG; this comes from the coding sequence ATGACGGGCAGCGACAATCTGAAGGGCAGGCGTGTGGTGCTCACGGGCGGGGCCAGTGGCATCGGCAGGGTGACGGCCGAGGCGTTCCTTCGGGCGGGGAGCCGGCTGGCCATCATCGACCGTGACGAGGCGGCCCTTCGCCAGGTGGTGAAGGAACTGGGCCACGACGTGTCGGGTTTCGCCGCGGACGTGTCGGATCCGGCCTCGCTCCGGGACGCCTTCACGAATGTGGACCGGGTGATGGGCGGTGTGGACGTGCTCATCGCGAACGCCGGCATCAGCGTGCGGCGTCCCTTCCTGGAGATCTCCCCGGAGGAGTGGCGGCGGGTCGTCACCACCAACCTGGACGGAGTCTTCTTCTGCGCGCGCGAGGCGGCCACGCGAATGATGGCGGGGCAGGGTGGCGTCCTGTTGTTGATGGGCTCCACCAACGGCCTGGTGGGCTACCCCTATTACGCCTCGTACAACGCCTCGAAGGCGGGCGTCATCGAGCTGGCGCGTTCGCTCGCCATCGAGCTGGCCCCGAAGGTGCGGGTGAACGCCATCTGTCCCGGCTACGTGATGACGCCGATGCAGGAGCGCGAGTACACGCCCGCGATGCTGGAGAAGGTGAACGAGAAGATCCCCCTCCGGCGCCACGCGCGTCCCGAGGAGATCGCCGACCTCTTCCTCTTCCTCGCCTCGGATAGGGCCCGGTACATCCACGGCCAGGCGCTCGTCATCGACGGAGGCGAGCTGGCGGGTGGACTGGCCAGCGCGGGAGTGAGCAGCGAGGGCCAGGGATGA
- a CDS encoding DUF2817 domain-containing protein, with the protein MSRPGTTAGAELFSPDYAVARDRFRAACADAGFQAHCYPMPASASGVELTVDVAVGGTVDARRALLVTSGLHGVEGFIGSALQLAFLQRLAVDHSCANGLRLVFVHALNPFGFHMLRRTDERNVDLNRNFLLPSEEYRGVPEAYWDVQRLLGLSAAAPASGFLPLNMLRCMLRHGQAVSRDAVAGGQYEDSWGLFFGGSELSPTGSLLETHLRGWLGDATEVLHVDIHSGLGPWGRYRLILEHDWETPELYWFGRHFGESLVEPSEPKLGISYRKRGGLGPWCAGLLAPRAYELLIAEFGTYPLPLVLLALRAENRDWLRGREGLRRRLVKAALREVFAPVSPRWRAGVIQRGLELLHRAADVCRAEGVPTARSRTNPQSLSMPVELPGQRIPGWPV; encoded by the coding sequence ATGAGCCGCCCGGGCACCACCGCCGGCGCGGAGCTGTTCTCGCCGGACTACGCCGTTGCCCGCGACCGCTTCCGCGCCGCGTGCGCGGACGCGGGCTTCCAGGCCCACTGCTACCCGATGCCGGCATCCGCGTCCGGTGTGGAACTGACGGTGGACGTCGCCGTGGGCGGCACGGTGGATGCCCGGCGCGCGCTGCTCGTCACCAGCGGGCTGCACGGCGTGGAGGGCTTCATCGGCTCGGCGCTCCAACTGGCCTTCCTCCAGCGGCTGGCCGTGGACCACTCCTGCGCCAACGGCCTGCGCCTGGTCTTCGTCCATGCGCTCAACCCCTTCGGCTTCCACATGCTTCGCAGGACGGACGAGCGCAACGTGGACCTCAACCGCAACTTCCTCCTGCCGTCCGAGGAGTACCGGGGTGTGCCGGAGGCCTACTGGGACGTGCAGCGGCTGCTGGGGCTGTCCGCCGCGGCGCCCGCGAGCGGATTCCTGCCGCTCAACATGCTGCGCTGCATGCTGCGTCATGGCCAGGCCGTTTCGCGCGACGCGGTGGCGGGCGGGCAGTACGAGGACTCGTGGGGCCTCTTCTTCGGGGGCAGCGAGCTGTCGCCCACGGGGAGCCTGCTCGAGACGCACCTGCGCGGCTGGCTCGGCGACGCCACCGAGGTGCTGCATGTGGACATCCACAGTGGTCTCGGGCCCTGGGGCAGGTACCGCCTCATCCTGGAGCACGACTGGGAGACACCCGAGCTGTACTGGTTCGGCCGGCACTTCGGGGAGTCGCTCGTGGAGCCCAGCGAGCCCAAGCTGGGCATCTCGTACCGCAAGCGCGGGGGCCTTGGCCCCTGGTGCGCCGGGCTGCTCGCGCCCAGGGCCTATGAGCTCCTCATCGCGGAGTTCGGAACCTACCCGCTGCCCCTGGTGTTGCTGGCGCTCCGGGCGGAGAACCGGGACTGGCTCCGCGGGCGGGAGGGATTACGCCGCAGGTTGGTGAAGGCGGCGCTCCGCGAGGTCTTCGCTCCTGTCAGTCCACGCTGGCGCGCGGGTGTCATCCAGCGGGGGCTGGAGCTGCTCCACCGCGCGGCCGATGTGTGCCGCGCCGAGGGCGTCCCCACGGCCCGCTCCCGCACGAACCCTCAATCCTTGTCAATGCCTGTCGAGTTGCCCGGTCAGCGAATTCCGGGTTGGCCGGTTTGA
- a CDS encoding iron-containing redox enzyme family protein → MGEHRAVNHPYLRALESGELPDPVGALRDYAHQYFAYSTNFQRYLTATISQLDSPEHRRVLLANLLEEAHGVSPDEAELMRRHGIDLEWVENVPHPVLYRRYLEALGMDEAWLRAHPFCDEAVQWSQLFLQCCSSLGAPIAVGAMGIGTELIVRRVYTPILEAIKRYMDVSPRDRVFFDLHQKIDDEHGEVLLRIAEELAEDPAQRALVRTGALMALNLRAGFYDSMLWRAREMPRVTRAPASSDRLRAVTSGSSGFVDTSRNRDSLEPRPVEHDAGELIHRQVGRGGVAEDFSRSRGHPVYEVALPARSVSFSVGELAPGQATSNHRHAYESLIYILEGSGWSIIEGRRVEWRAGDALYVPPWNWHQHVAGDEKALYLTGTNLPLLNQLGQTVLRQEQGPANH, encoded by the coding sequence GTGGGTGAACACCGTGCGGTCAATCATCCCTATCTGCGGGCGCTCGAGAGCGGCGAGCTGCCGGATCCCGTGGGTGCGCTGCGGGACTACGCGCACCAGTATTTCGCCTACAGCACCAACTTCCAGCGGTACCTGACGGCCACCATTTCGCAGCTCGACAGTCCGGAGCACCGGCGCGTGTTGTTGGCCAACCTGCTGGAGGAGGCGCACGGGGTGAGCCCGGACGAGGCCGAGCTGATGCGCCGCCACGGCATCGATCTGGAGTGGGTGGAGAACGTGCCCCACCCGGTGCTCTACCGGCGCTACCTGGAGGCGCTGGGCATGGACGAGGCGTGGCTGCGCGCGCACCCCTTCTGCGACGAGGCCGTGCAGTGGAGCCAGCTCTTCCTCCAGTGCTGCAGCTCGCTGGGGGCGCCCATCGCGGTGGGCGCGATGGGCATCGGAACGGAGTTGATCGTCCGCCGCGTGTACACGCCCATCCTCGAGGCCATCAAGCGGTACATGGATGTGTCGCCGAGGGACCGGGTGTTCTTCGATCTGCACCAGAAGATCGACGATGAGCACGGCGAGGTGCTGCTGCGCATCGCGGAGGAGCTGGCGGAGGATCCCGCGCAGCGCGCGCTGGTGCGCACCGGTGCGCTGATGGCGCTCAACCTCCGGGCGGGCTTCTACGACAGCATGCTGTGGCGTGCCCGGGAGATGCCGCGCGTCACCCGTGCACCGGCCTCGAGCGACAGGCTGCGCGCCGTCACCAGCGGCTCATCGGGCTTCGTGGATACGAGCCGCAATCGGGACTCGCTGGAGCCGCGGCCGGTGGAGCACGACGCCGGTGAGCTCATCCACCGGCAGGTGGGGCGCGGCGGCGTGGCGGAGGACTTCAGCCGTTCGCGCGGACACCCGGTGTACGAGGTGGCGCTGCCCGCGCGCTCGGTGAGCTTCAGCGTCGGGGAACTGGCGCCTGGCCAGGCGACGTCCAACCACCGCCACGCCTACGAGTCGCTCATCTACATCCTGGAGGGCTCGGGCTGGTCCATCATCGAGGGCCGGCGCGTGGAGTGGCGCGCGGGGGATGCGCTCTACGTCCCACCCTGGAACTGGCATCAGCACGTCGCCGGGGACGAGAAGGCGCTCTACCTCACCGGCACCAACCTGCCCTTGCTGAACCAGCTCGGGCAGACGGTGCTGCGCCAGGAGCAGGGCCCGGCCAATCACTGA
- a CDS encoding LuxR C-terminal-related transcriptional regulator: MGLVKGPLLLHTKQFVHDRFGPGVWRMQVAGLPAASRAGVLHPLAACWYDLGTFRRLLRALCEYTGRGSGFIMGELGRLTADRELSGDPRWVLLLAQPSFAVRDLALCWRRMFDVGRWDARHEEGKLELRLAEWGAEPALCDWVAGYVRRALELFGWQVEELEHAEGLAHDAATCVFRAGGYQKPESLRVHKLTSRAEVLRVARVLTHRTRAEELARLVVELSRVQLGCAGAQLWVVEEEGDGMRLLCSAGEWERCGQRSCFLLETGGRTVGRIEVGHVQEQLEESSATLLDELLPFIADSLARALASRAPAPAVLRNEDQAFRLRLEAARHLWGLTARQADVVALAVQGQTNKEIAEALGCQKSTVELHMSHILKKCGADNRSMLAASFWTLR; this comes from the coding sequence ATGGGTCTCGTCAAGGGTCCTCTTCTGCTGCACACGAAGCAATTCGTGCATGACCGGTTCGGTCCAGGTGTCTGGCGGATGCAGGTGGCGGGACTGCCCGCGGCGAGCCGCGCGGGGGTGCTGCATCCATTGGCCGCGTGCTGGTACGACCTGGGCACCTTCCGGCGCCTGTTGCGCGCGCTGTGCGAGTACACCGGCCGCGGGAGTGGTTTCATCATGGGGGAGCTCGGCCGTCTCACGGCGGACCGGGAGTTGTCGGGAGATCCGAGGTGGGTGCTCCTCCTGGCGCAGCCGTCCTTCGCGGTGCGCGACCTGGCTCTGTGCTGGCGGCGCATGTTCGACGTGGGCAGGTGGGACGCAAGGCACGAAGAGGGGAAGCTCGAGTTGCGGCTGGCGGAGTGGGGGGCCGAGCCGGCCCTGTGCGACTGGGTGGCCGGGTATGTCCGCCGGGCGCTCGAGCTGTTTGGCTGGCAGGTGGAGGAGCTCGAGCACGCGGAGGGGCTCGCGCACGATGCGGCCACCTGCGTGTTCCGGGCCGGGGGGTACCAGAAGCCCGAGTCCCTCCGGGTGCACAAGCTCACCTCCCGGGCGGAGGTGCTCCGGGTGGCGCGCGTGCTCACGCACCGCACCCGGGCCGAGGAACTGGCGCGCCTCGTGGTGGAGTTGAGCCGGGTGCAACTCGGCTGTGCCGGCGCGCAGCTCTGGGTGGTGGAAGAGGAGGGGGACGGGATGCGGTTGCTCTGCTCGGCCGGCGAGTGGGAGCGGTGTGGCCAGCGGAGCTGCTTCCTGCTGGAGACGGGTGGGCGCACGGTGGGCCGCATCGAGGTGGGGCATGTGCAGGAGCAGCTCGAGGAGTCCTCGGCCACGCTCCTGGACGAGCTGTTGCCGTTCATCGCCGACAGCCTGGCGCGCGCGCTGGCGTCACGCGCTCCGGCACCGGCCGTGTTGCGTAACGAGGACCAGGCCTTCCGTCTGCGGCTGGAGGCGGCCCGGCACCTGTGGGGACTCACCGCGCGTCAGGCGGATGTCGTCGCGCTGGCGGTCCAGGGCCAGACGAACAAGGAGATCGCCGAGGCGCTCGGTTGTCAGAAGAGTACCGTGGAGCTGCACATGTCACACATTCTCAAGAAGTGTGGGGCCGACAACCGGAGCATGCTCGCGGCGAGCTTCTGGACACTGCGCTGA
- a CDS encoding antibiotic biosynthesis monooxygenase family protein, with the protein MSIASTPQPPYVAVIFTSLRTTVDEGYALTSAEMVSMAGGQPGFLGIESARGADGLGITVSYWKDMDSVRAWKSVSEHRMAQKLGRERWYRAYRTRVCVVEREYGFSL; encoded by the coding sequence ATGAGCATTGCCAGCACTCCTCAACCGCCCTATGTGGCGGTCATCTTCACGTCCCTGCGCACAACGGTGGACGAGGGTTACGCGCTCACCTCCGCGGAGATGGTTTCCATGGCCGGGGGGCAGCCGGGTTTCCTGGGTATCGAGAGCGCCCGCGGCGCGGATGGGTTGGGCATCACCGTGTCGTATTGGAAGGACATGGACTCGGTGCGTGCGTGGAAGTCGGTTTCCGAGCACCGCATGGCCCAGAAGCTGGGACGTGAGCGGTGGTACCGCGCGTATCGCACGCGTGTCTGTGTGGTGGAGCGGGAGTACGGGTTCTCGCTGTAG
- a CDS encoding SDR family NAD(P)-dependent oxidoreductase: MERGLVGRVALVTGGGVRLGRALAETLGRAGATVAVHCHESRDGAESVVEAMRAAGGRARVFQADLSRSESIPPLVLEVERELGAISILVNSAARFDRAAFVETPGAALEACWALNARAPYLLSQEVARGMLARGGGDILNILDVGGAFAPWRGYSAYGMTKAALAHLTRCLALELAPTIRVNGVAPGTVLPPEQMKPSLVEALRRRIPQQRIGTPSDVAEAVLFFLTGPSYITGQILAVDGGRVLGVAPTGA; the protein is encoded by the coding sequence ATGGAGCGGGGACTCGTGGGCAGGGTCGCGCTGGTGACGGGCGGCGGGGTGCGCCTGGGTCGCGCGCTGGCCGAGACGTTGGGCAGGGCAGGGGCCACGGTGGCCGTGCACTGTCATGAATCCCGGGACGGGGCCGAGTCCGTGGTGGAGGCCATGCGGGCGGCCGGTGGCCGGGCCCGGGTGTTCCAGGCGGATCTCTCGCGTTCCGAGTCCATCCCTCCGCTGGTGCTCGAGGTGGAGCGTGAGCTCGGTGCCATCTCCATCCTCGTCAACAGCGCCGCGCGCTTCGACCGGGCGGCCTTCGTGGAGACACCCGGGGCCGCGCTGGAGGCGTGCTGGGCCCTCAACGCCCGGGCACCGTACCTGCTGAGCCAGGAGGTGGCGCGGGGGATGCTGGCCCGGGGAGGAGGGGACATCCTCAACATCCTCGACGTGGGTGGAGCCTTCGCACCGTGGCGGGGGTACTCGGCCTATGGAATGACCAAGGCCGCGCTGGCCCACCTGACGCGGTGTCTGGCACTGGAGCTGGCGCCCACCATTCGCGTCAACGGCGTGGCGCCGGGGACGGTCCTGCCCCCCGAGCAGATGAAGCCCTCACTGGTGGAGGCGCTCCGGCGCCGCATCCCCCAGCAGCGTATCGGGACACCGTCGGATGTCGCGGAGGCGGTGCTCTTCTTCCTCACCGGGCCCTCCTACATCACCGGGCAGATCCTCGCGGTGGACGGAGGGCGGGTGCTGGGCGTGGCACCAACAGGCGCGTGA
- a CDS encoding PAS domain-containing hybrid sensor histidine kinase/response regulator, whose protein sequence is MSSSASASWVDESQLLHLLASHAAEAFYLMDEKGLVTYANPAAERMFGWSREEMLGKVLHDLIHHHHSDGRPFPMSTCRLGLVMTEGRTLKDHEDLFIHRDGSFIPVYCSNAPILAEGRIVGAALVVHDLTARKRAEEARAEQARQFQLLIDTLPHLAWMSRADGTCEFVNRPWHEYTGLSMSESLGYDWTRVVHPEDLPRMLEHWQRVLGTGERYEAEIRIRRARDGEWRWFLSRAQPARAADGRILRWIGSCTDIDEQRRAAQERLELLRRVQAAHAAAEEANRLKDDFLATVSHELRTPLTAMLGWLQLLRTGRLSEEKRGRALETVERNARAQAQVIEDLLDISRIITGKLHLEPGPLDMKAVVEAALESTRPLADTKGVTLELQTGAEPLPMRGDAGRLQQVVWNLVNNAIKFTPREGRVTVQLGPLDGVVELRVMDTGMGISPSFLPHIFERFRQEDGSSRRAHGGLGLGLAIVHHLVELHGGRVSAHSPGEGHGATFVLHLPREPRPAPPLPPAPPGSVDAVPPVRSALAGLRLLLVEDQEDTREMLRLLLEGHGAQLRAVSSAAEAFRCLREWRPELLVSDIGLPGENGYELLQRIRALPDGEGGLTPAIALTAYARAEDRAKALRAGFDMHVPKPVEEAELLAVLAAATERLRGG, encoded by the coding sequence ATGAGCTCCTCCGCCAGCGCCTCCTGGGTCGACGAGAGCCAGCTCCTCCATCTGCTCGCCAGCCATGCGGCCGAGGCGTTCTACCTGATGGATGAGAAGGGGCTCGTCACCTATGCGAACCCGGCGGCCGAGAGGATGTTCGGCTGGAGCCGGGAGGAGATGCTCGGGAAGGTGCTGCACGACCTCATCCACCACCACCACTCCGATGGACGGCCGTTCCCCATGAGCACGTGCCGCCTCGGGCTGGTGATGACCGAGGGTCGGACCCTGAAGGATCACGAGGACCTCTTCATCCACCGGGATGGCTCGTTCATCCCCGTCTACTGCTCCAATGCCCCCATCCTCGCCGAGGGGCGCATCGTGGGCGCGGCGCTGGTGGTGCATGACCTCACCGCGCGCAAGCGGGCCGAGGAGGCCCGGGCGGAGCAGGCACGGCAGTTCCAACTGCTGATCGACACTCTTCCACACCTCGCCTGGATGTCCCGGGCCGACGGCACCTGCGAGTTCGTCAACCGGCCCTGGCACGAGTACACCGGTCTCTCCATGTCGGAATCGCTCGGGTACGACTGGACGCGAGTGGTGCACCCGGAGGACCTGCCGCGCATGCTGGAGCACTGGCAGCGGGTTCTCGGGACCGGCGAGCGCTACGAGGCGGAGATCCGGATACGTCGGGCCCGTGATGGGGAGTGGCGGTGGTTCCTCTCCCGGGCCCAGCCCGCGCGAGCCGCGGACGGGCGCATCCTGCGGTGGATCGGCTCGTGTACCGACATCGACGAGCAACGGCGCGCCGCCCAGGAGCGCCTGGAGCTGCTGCGGCGCGTGCAGGCGGCCCACGCGGCGGCCGAGGAGGCCAACCGGCTCAAGGATGACTTCCTCGCCACCGTGTCCCACGAGCTGCGCACGCCGCTGACGGCGATGCTCGGCTGGCTCCAACTCCTGCGCACCGGGCGCCTGTCCGAGGAGAAGCGCGGCCGGGCCCTGGAGACGGTGGAGCGCAACGCCCGCGCCCAGGCTCAGGTCATCGAGGACCTGCTGGACATCTCGCGCATCATCACCGGCAAGCTCCACCTGGAGCCCGGGCCGTTGGACATGAAGGCCGTGGTGGAGGCCGCGCTCGAGTCCACGCGGCCGCTCGCCGACACCAAGGGCGTGACGCTGGAGCTGCAGACCGGCGCGGAGCCCCTGCCCATGCGGGGCGACGCCGGGCGGCTTCAGCAGGTGGTGTGGAACCTGGTGAACAACGCCATCAAGTTCACGCCTCGCGAAGGCCGTGTCACCGTCCAGTTGGGCCCGCTCGATGGCGTGGTGGAGCTGCGGGTGATGGACACCGGCATGGGCATCTCCCCGAGCTTCCTGCCCCACATCTTCGAGCGCTTCCGCCAGGAGGATGGCAGCAGCCGCCGGGCCCATGGGGGGCTCGGGTTGGGACTGGCCATCGTGCACCACCTCGTGGAGCTGCACGGGGGCCGCGTCTCGGCGCACAGCCCGGGAGAGGGCCACGGCGCGACCTTCGTCCTGCACCTGCCCCGGGAGCCCCGCCCGGCTCCTCCGCTTCCCCCGGCCCCTCCGGGCTCCGTGGACGCGGTGCCGCCGGTCCGCTCCGCGCTCGCCGGCCTGCGCCTGCTGCTCGTGGAGGACCAGGAGGACACGCGGGAGATGCTCCGCCTCCTGCTGGAGGGCCACGGGGCCCAGCTCCGGGCGGTGTCCTCCGCGGCCGAGGCCTTCCGCTGCCTCCGGGAGTGGCGGCCGGAGCTCCTCGTCTCGGACATCGGGCTGCCCGGGGAGAACGGCTACGAGCTCCTCCAGCGCATCCGCGCGCTGCCCGACGGGGAGGGCGGGCTCACCCCGGCCATTGCCCTCACCGCCTACGCGCGGGCCGAGGACCGGGCGAAGGCGCTGCGCGCGGGCTTCGACATGCACGTGCCCAAACCCGTCGAGGAGGCGGAGCTACTCGCCGTCCTCGCCGCCGCGACCGAGCGTCTGCGGGGCGGCTGA
- a CDS encoding SDR family NAD(P)-dependent oxidoreductase codes for MEVKGDAAFVGRYGPWALVAGGAAGIGAAYSEAFAQRGLNVFVLDRDATAAQQKARELQSTHGVQCEAIVADLGSTEAASRALAAVGDRELGMLVYNAALSDVGPFYKPGLGLDYELTRLNVNVVNPMQFVHHFARPMLRRGRGGIILMSSGSGLQGAPYYTHYGATKAYNIVLGEGLWEEFRHYGVDVLSLSAGLTSSPEIMKAVAQGHAKHGRFQTPKEVAEEAIGALGKGPLWVPGRHNRRFYLLQKLLPRRMIVQEIAKHAITNFLNGVRPAQHLD; via the coding sequence ATGGAAGTGAAAGGAGATGCGGCCTTCGTGGGTCGCTATGGCCCCTGGGCGCTGGTGGCGGGAGGAGCGGCGGGTATTGGCGCCGCGTACTCGGAAGCGTTCGCACAACGCGGTTTGAACGTTTTCGTGCTGGACCGCGACGCCACAGCGGCCCAACAGAAGGCGCGGGAGCTTCAATCGACCCATGGCGTTCAGTGCGAGGCCATCGTCGCCGATCTGGGTTCCACCGAGGCCGCATCGCGTGCCCTCGCGGCGGTCGGCGATCGCGAGCTCGGTATGCTCGTCTACAACGCAGCCCTGTCCGACGTCGGCCCGTTCTACAAGCCGGGCCTGGGGCTCGACTACGAACTGACCCGGTTGAACGTCAACGTCGTCAACCCGATGCAGTTCGTGCACCACTTCGCGCGGCCGATGCTGCGCCGCGGGCGGGGTGGCATCATCCTGATGTCCTCCGGCTCCGGGCTCCAGGGCGCGCCCTACTACACGCACTACGGCGCGACCAAGGCCTACAACATCGTGCTCGGCGAAGGACTCTGGGAGGAGTTTCGTCACTACGGAGTGGACGTCCTATCGCTTTCCGCCGGACTCACGAGCTCGCCAGAGATCATGAAGGCCGTGGCCCAGGGGCACGCGAAGCATGGCCGCTTCCAGACCCCGAAGGAAGTGGCCGAGGAAGCCATTGGCGCGCTCGGCAAGGGGCCCCTGTGGGTGCCCGGCCGTCACAATCGGCGCTTCTATCTGCTCCAGAAGCTGCTTCCGCGCCGCATGATCGTGCAGGAGATCGCGAAGCATGCGATCACGAACTTCCTCAACGGGGTGCGTCCCGCGCAACACCTGGACTGA